From a region of the Castanea sativa cultivar Marrone di Chiusa Pesio chromosome 10, ASM4071231v1 genome:
- the LOC142612843 gene encoding protein ANTAGONIST OF LIKE HETEROCHROMATIN PROTEIN 1 — protein MAPHKKSKKSKRELKKLKKRKSISTVVPPVEPKPTESDWWDTFWRKNSSSTPGSSVPSDEAEGFKHFFRVSKNTFVYICSLVREDLISRPPSGLINIEGRLLSVEKQVAIALRRLASGESQVSVGASFGVGQSTVSQVTWRFIEALEERAKHHLKWPDSNRMEEVKSKFEVSFGMPNCCGAIDATHIIMTLPAVQTSDDWCDPENNYSMLLQGIVDHEMRFLDIVTGWPGGMTVSRVLKCTGFLKLCEGGERLNGSVRTLPGGEDIREFIVGGVGYPLLPWLITPYDCNGLSASMSTFNALHEAARLLAVRAFSQVKGSWRILNKVMWRPDKRKLPSIILVCCLLHNIVIDCGDNLLPDVALSGHHDPGYGEQYCKQVDPLGRTMRDNLAKFFHQGKEKALSK, from the exons ATGGCGCCGCATAAGAAATCGAAGAAGAGCAAAAGGGAgctgaaaaaattgaagaaacgCAAAAGTATAAGCACTGTCGTTCCTCCTGTTGAGCCCAAACCCACTGAGTCTGACTGGTGGGACACTTTCTGGCGCAAGAATTCTTCTTCAACCCCAg GTAGTTCGGTACCCAGTGATGAAGCAGAAGGTTTCAAGCATTTCTTCAGGGTTTCAAAAAATACCTTTGTATATATCTGTTCTCTTGTAAGAGAAGATCTTATATCAAGGCCACCATCAGGGCTTATCAACATTGAGGGAAGACTTCTTAGTGTTGAGAAACAGGTTGCAATCGCCTTGAGAAGACTGGCCTCTGGTGAGTCCCAAGTCTCCGTGGGAGCTTCATTTGGGGTTGGCCAGTCCACAGTTTCTCAGGTGACTTGGAGATTCATTGAAGCACTAGAAGAACGTGCCAAACATCATCTCAAGTGGCCTGATTCCAATAGAATGGAGGAAGTCAAGTCCAAATTTGAAGTGTCTTTTGGGATGCCTAATTGTTGTGGAGCCATTGATGCAACACACATCATCATGACCCTTCCTGCTGTACAGACCTCTGATGATTGGTGTGATCCAGAGAATAACTACAGCATGCTATTGCAGGGAATTGTTGACCACGAAATGAGATTTCTTGATATCGTTACAGGTTGGCCTGGAGGCATGACAGTTTCCAGGGTATTGAAGTGTACTGGTTTTTTAAAACTCTGTGAGGGTGGAGAGCGTTTAAATGGAAGTGTAAGAACTTTACCTGGAGGAGAGGACATTAGGGAGTTTATAGTTGGTGGAGTTGGCTACCCTCTTCTTCCATGGCTCATAACCCCCTATGATTGTAATGGCCTCTCGGCTTCTATGTCCACGTTCAATGCCTTGCATGAGGCCGCAAGGTTGCTTGCAGTGAGGGCATTCTCACAGGTAAAGGGTAGTTGGAGAATCCTTAATAAGGTTATGTGGAGGCCAGATAAGCGGAAACTGCCTAGCATTATCCTAGTATGTTGTTTACTACACAATATTGTGATTGACTGTGGAGATAATTTACTTCCGGATGTTGCTTTGTCTGGTCATCATGACCCTGGATATGGAGAACAGTACTGTAAGCAAGTTGATCCATTGGGGAGAACCATGAGAGACAACCTAGCCAAATTCTTCCATCAGGGCAAAGAAAAAGCTTTGTCAAAGTAA